Proteins encoded in a region of the Streptomyces sp. NBC_01298 genome:
- a CDS encoding FluC/FEX family fluoride channel — protein MATVATSGAERRVLAAVAAGGAVGAAARYGVGLLWPAAPGAFPWGTFWINVSGCALIGVLMVLIGEGGRSARPLVRPFLGVGVLGGFTTFSTYAVDFARLLDAGEAGTALAYAGLTVAGALGAVWASAVITRRAVGDGPGRGPGQGQGVGRG, from the coding sequence GTGGCAACAGTGGCGACAAGCGGAGCGGAGCGCCGGGTGCTCGCCGCCGTGGCGGCCGGCGGGGCGGTGGGCGCCGCGGCGCGGTACGGGGTCGGGCTGCTGTGGCCGGCGGCGCCCGGGGCCTTTCCGTGGGGCACCTTCTGGATCAACGTGTCGGGCTGCGCGCTCATCGGCGTCCTCATGGTGCTGATCGGCGAGGGCGGCCGCTCGGCGCGTCCCCTCGTACGGCCCTTCCTCGGGGTCGGGGTCCTCGGCGGGTTCACCACCTTCTCCACCTACGCCGTGGACTTCGCGCGGCTGCTCGACGCCGGAGAGGCCGGTACCGCGCTGGCGTACGCCGGGCTCACGGTGGCCGGGGCGCTGGGCGCGGTGTGGGCGTCGGCCGTGATCACCCGGCGCGCGGTCGGCGACGGCCCCGGGCGGGGCCCGGGGCAGGGGCAGGGGGTGGGGCGGGGATGA
- a CDS encoding DsbA family protein: MPASPSPSSSSSRKPLLISAGVALAAVTLGLVSWQATKPDNGTDTAARPSAASSSDAPGAESATDPAAQLKALARRESGDKLAAGRADAPVVLIEYSDFQCGYCGKFARDTEPALVKKYVEDGTLRIEWRNFPIFGADSEAAAKAAWAAGQQDSFARFHAAAYAEGAKEKGFGAERLTELAREAGVPDLERFKTDMAGERAAAALAKDQEEGYRIGVTSTPSFLINGQPLAGAQPPAAFEAAIAKAKAQAAAK, translated from the coding sequence ATGCCCGCTTCCCCCTCTCCCTCCTCCTCTTCCTCCCGCAAGCCCCTGCTGATCTCCGCCGGGGTCGCCCTCGCGGCCGTCACCCTCGGCCTCGTCTCCTGGCAGGCCACCAAACCCGACAACGGCACCGACACCGCCGCACGGCCGTCCGCGGCTTCCTCCTCCGATGCTCCGGGGGCCGAATCAGCCACCGATCCCGCCGCGCAGCTCAAGGCCCTGGCCCGCCGCGAGTCCGGCGACAAGCTCGCGGCCGGGCGGGCCGACGCCCCCGTGGTCCTGATCGAGTACTCCGACTTCCAGTGCGGCTACTGCGGAAAGTTCGCCCGCGACACCGAGCCCGCGCTCGTGAAGAAGTACGTGGAGGACGGCACCCTGCGCATCGAGTGGCGCAACTTCCCGATCTTCGGCGCCGACTCCGAGGCCGCCGCCAAGGCCGCCTGGGCGGCGGGGCAGCAGGACAGCTTCGCGCGGTTCCACGCGGCCGCGTACGCCGAGGGCGCCAAGGAGAAGGGCTTCGGCGCCGAGCGGCTGACCGAGCTGGCGCGCGAGGCCGGGGTCCCGGACCTCGAGCGCTTCAAGACGGACATGGCCGGGGAGCGGGCCGCCGCCGCTCTGGCGAAGGACCAGGAGGAGGGGTACCGCATCGGCGTCACCTCCACCCCGTCCTTCCTGATCAACGGGCAGCCCCTCGCGGGAGCCCAGCCCCCGGCGGCCTTCGAGGCCGCCATCGCCAAGGCCAAGGCGCAGGCGGCCGCGAAGTGA
- a CDS encoding cytochrome c biogenesis CcdA family protein encodes MTDAGYLAALLGGLLALLSPCSALLLPAFFAYSIDSTSRLLARTGIFYAGLASTLVPLGAAGSYAGRFFHGNREALVLFGGWLIIGLGLAQILGLGFASRRLSELSGRIRPTTALSVYALGAVYGLAGFCAGPILGSILTVAAVSGSPVYGGLLLAVYALGMAVPLFVLALLWERFDLGRRRWLRGRAFSLGRFELHTTSLASGLFFILLGALFLAYDGASALPGLLDVDDSFAVEQRVQAVADAVPDWALLGLVAVAAAGVGLAQWRRRARAARAGGE; translated from the coding sequence GTGACCGACGCCGGATACCTGGCCGCTCTGCTCGGCGGCCTCCTCGCGCTGCTCAGCCCGTGCAGCGCACTGCTCCTGCCCGCCTTCTTCGCGTACTCCATCGACTCCACCTCCCGGCTGCTGGCGCGCACCGGGATCTTCTACGCGGGCCTCGCGAGCACCCTCGTACCGCTGGGGGCCGCCGGTTCGTACGCCGGACGGTTCTTCCACGGCAACCGCGAGGCCCTCGTCCTGTTCGGCGGCTGGCTGATCATCGGGCTCGGCCTCGCCCAGATCCTCGGCCTCGGCTTCGCCTCGCGGCGGCTCTCGGAGCTGTCGGGGAGGATCCGGCCGACCACCGCCCTGTCGGTGTACGCGCTGGGCGCGGTCTACGGCCTGGCCGGCTTCTGCGCCGGACCCATCCTCGGCAGCATCCTGACGGTCGCGGCCGTCAGCGGCAGCCCGGTCTACGGAGGCCTGCTGCTGGCGGTGTACGCCCTGGGCATGGCGGTGCCGCTGTTCGTACTGGCCCTGCTCTGGGAGCGCTTCGACCTGGGACGCAGGCGCTGGCTGCGCGGCCGGGCCTTCTCGCTCGGCCGGTTCGAACTGCACACCACCTCGCTCGCCTCGGGCCTCTTCTTCATCCTGCTCGGCGCGCTCTTCCTGGCCTACGACGGGGCGAGCGCCCTGCCGGGGCTGCTGGACGTGGACGATTCCTTCGCGGTGGAGCAGCGGGTGCAGGCCGTGGCGGACGCGGTTCCGGATTGGGCGCTGCTCGGGCTGGTGGCCGTGGCGGCGGCGGGCGTGGGCCTGGCGCAGTGGCGCCGGCGGGCCCGGGCGGCGCGGGCCGGCGGGGAATGA
- a CDS encoding fluoride efflux transporter FluC, with translation MNWLIVMVGAAVGAPLRYLTDRAVRARHDSVFPWGTFVVNAAASLMLGALTGAVLDGAASSRLNLLLGTGLCGALSTYSTFSYETLRLAERGWKFLAAANVTASVLVGLGGVTLGHQVAGQLFA, from the coding sequence ATGAACTGGCTGATCGTCATGGTGGGAGCGGCCGTCGGGGCGCCCCTGCGGTACCTGACCGACCGCGCGGTGCGGGCGCGGCACGACTCGGTCTTCCCCTGGGGGACCTTCGTCGTGAACGCGGCCGCCTCCCTGATGCTGGGCGCGCTGACCGGTGCGGTGCTGGACGGGGCCGCCTCCTCGCGGCTGAACCTGCTGCTCGGTACGGGACTGTGCGGGGCGCTGAGCACCTACTCGACGTTCTCCTACGAGACGCTGCGGCTGGCCGAGCGGGGCTGGAAGTTCCTGGCCGCGGCCAACGTGACGGCCTCGGTGCTGGTCGGGCTGGGTGGGGTCACGCTCGGTCACCAGGTCGCGGGACAACTGTTCGCCTGA
- a CDS encoding site-specific integrase, with protein MKGSTHRRCYCRDPKTGKPLGKTCPKLSSRKHGSYSVRQELPPREDGTRRSFNRAGYESLKAAQADLDHARALLGIPAADDPESVASIAALLEQVADEKAPLPDVEETRRRLRAGTSLLGSITVGEWLDRWLASKKTRKTTTNGYASHIRVHLRPRIGHLRLDRLNVAHLVEMFDALADANEAIEAHNLARREQIARCKPSKAGRPVAAERALLAAERAKLAAMEPFRKPTGPATRQSIRRTLRAALNGAIRQQLIIFNPASHVELESGKRPKPLLWTDARVARWRLTGEKPSPVMVWTPAQFGAFLDEAEGDRLYALFHLSGTRGLRRGECVGQDWSDVDLEGGQITPAKEIVVDGWDPYESAPKTDGSASTIALDSLNVAALREHRVRQLAERKKWGPAWQDTGKVFTQEDGSWLHPGTASETFRQILARTDLPPITLRDLRHVSATLTHGGGGDLHTIKETLRHSTITLTSDTYTSLLPEVDQAAAEAAAQLVPRARSSAS; from the coding sequence TTGAAGGGCTCCACCCACCGCCGCTGCTACTGCCGCGACCCGAAGACCGGCAAGCCGCTTGGCAAGACGTGCCCCAAGCTGTCCAGCCGCAAGCACGGCTCCTACTCCGTACGCCAGGAACTCCCGCCCCGCGAGGACGGCACCCGCCGCTCCTTCAACCGCGCCGGGTACGAGAGCCTGAAGGCGGCGCAGGCCGACCTGGACCACGCACGTGCTCTCCTGGGCATACCGGCGGCGGACGACCCCGAGAGCGTCGCCAGCATCGCGGCACTCCTGGAGCAAGTGGCCGATGAGAAGGCGCCGCTCCCTGACGTCGAGGAGACCCGGCGCCGACTGCGGGCCGGAACCTCGCTCCTCGGGTCGATCACCGTCGGCGAATGGCTGGACCGCTGGCTCGCGTCGAAGAAGACGCGCAAGACCACGACGAACGGCTACGCCTCCCACATCCGCGTCCACCTCCGGCCCCGCATCGGGCATCTCCGCCTCGACCGGCTGAACGTCGCCCACTTGGTCGAGATGTTCGACGCCCTTGCCGATGCCAACGAGGCGATCGAGGCCCACAACCTGGCCCGGCGCGAGCAGATCGCCCGCTGCAAGCCGAGCAAGGCCGGCAGGCCGGTCGCGGCCGAGCGGGCACTCCTGGCCGCCGAGCGGGCCAAGCTCGCCGCGATGGAGCCCTTCCGGAAGCCCACGGGGCCCGCGACCCGGCAGAGCATCCGCCGCACCCTGCGGGCGGCGCTGAACGGAGCGATACGCCAGCAGCTCATCATCTTCAACCCGGCGTCCCACGTAGAGCTGGAGTCCGGCAAGCGCCCGAAGCCCCTGCTGTGGACAGACGCCCGCGTGGCCCGGTGGCGCCTCACCGGCGAGAAGCCCTCCCCCGTCATGGTCTGGACCCCGGCCCAGTTCGGTGCCTTCCTCGACGAGGCCGAGGGCGACCGGCTGTACGCCCTCTTCCACCTCTCCGGTACCCGCGGTCTGCGTCGCGGCGAGTGCGTCGGCCAGGACTGGTCCGACGTCGACCTGGAAGGCGGGCAGATCACGCCGGCCAAGGAGATCGTGGTGGACGGCTGGGACCCGTACGAGTCCGCACCGAAGACGGACGGCAGCGCCAGCACCATCGCGCTGGACAGCCTGAACGTGGCCGCCCTGCGGGAGCACCGCGTACGCCAGCTCGCGGAGCGGAAGAAGTGGGGTCCGGCCTGGCAGGACACAGGCAAGGTCTTCACCCAGGAGGACGGCTCCTGGCTCCACCCCGGCACGGCGTCGGAGACCTTCCGGCAGATACTCGCCCGCACCGATCTGCCGCCGATCACCCTTCGTGATCTACGCCACGTCTCGGCCACCCTCACCCACGGCGGTGGCGGCGACCTCCACACGATCAAGGAGACGCTCCGGCACTCCACGATCACGCTGACCTCGGACACGTACACGAGCCTGCTCCCCGAGGTAGACCAGGCAGCCGCAGAAGCGGCGGCCCAGCTGGTACCTCGTGCCCGTTCGTCCGCCTCCTGA
- a CDS encoding helix-turn-helix domain-containing protein, whose product MTQHRLDDEDEDDFPEWVDRIKNNVAGEVRRRRKEMGWSAQRLAERCEELGHPIPRNVIANLESGRRANLPLVDVMILAAALYTSPICLIFPIGYVEETQELPFRHPISTWDAMRMFTGEEPGYYSDAGLIPDFNRHASLVRTIEAALREAERAGFAAETAANPAQREEAERKRDSYNAQVKEATWQLQMVRGQIRDEAATPPELPPALADIDPPDDGTDEEDDI is encoded by the coding sequence GTGACACAACATCGTTTGGATGATGAAGACGAGGACGACTTCCCCGAATGGGTCGACCGCATCAAGAACAACGTCGCCGGCGAAGTGCGGCGGCGAAGGAAGGAGATGGGATGGAGCGCGCAGCGGCTGGCAGAGCGATGTGAGGAGCTCGGCCATCCCATCCCGCGCAACGTGATCGCCAACCTGGAATCAGGCCGCAGGGCCAACCTGCCCCTGGTCGACGTCATGATCTTGGCCGCCGCCCTGTATACGTCCCCGATCTGCCTGATCTTCCCCATCGGTTACGTCGAGGAGACCCAGGAACTTCCCTTCCGCCACCCCATCTCGACCTGGGACGCCATGCGGATGTTCACCGGCGAGGAACCGGGCTACTACTCCGACGCCGGGCTGATCCCCGACTTCAACCGCCACGCCAGCCTGGTCCGCACCATCGAGGCCGCCCTGCGCGAAGCGGAACGAGCCGGTTTCGCCGCCGAGACGGCGGCCAACCCCGCCCAGCGCGAGGAAGCCGAACGCAAGAGGGACAGCTACAACGCACAGGTCAAAGAGGCCACCTGGCAACTCCAGATGGTCCGCGGACAGATCCGCGACGAAGCCGCCACCCCGCCAGAACTGCCACCAGCACTCGCCGACATCGACCCACCCGATGACGGCACCGACGAAGAGGACGACATTTGA
- a CDS encoding metallopeptidase family protein produces the protein MLEMTRDAFEELVAEALDTIPEELTRVMDNVAVFVEDEPAADDPDLLGLYEGTPLTERGEWYAGVLPDRISIYMGPTLRMCASTDEVVHEVAVTVVHEIAHHFGIDDERLHELGWG, from the coding sequence GTGCTGGAGATGACGCGTGACGCGTTCGAAGAGTTGGTGGCCGAGGCGCTGGACACGATCCCCGAGGAGCTGACCCGGGTCATGGACAACGTGGCCGTCTTCGTGGAGGACGAACCCGCCGCCGACGACCCCGACCTGCTCGGCCTCTACGAGGGGACCCCGCTCACCGAGCGCGGCGAGTGGTACGCCGGGGTCCTGCCCGACCGGATCTCGATCTACATGGGGCCGACCCTGCGGATGTGCGCGAGCACGGACGAGGTGGTCCACGAGGTCGCCGTGACGGTGGTCCACGAGATCGCCCACCACTTCGGCATCGACGACGAGCGGCTCCACGAACTCGGCTGGGGCTGA
- a CDS encoding DUF3631 domain-containing protein, whose product MEPTTPDAESAPTPAATNEPWPVTAIPGRPGSHLQDPRPVEAATPQPPAAQDRPAEAKPRPIGPLREGEQVLAELRGQLRRYVVLPSEDAFTAVTLWVAATHLQTAWQHAPRLAVVGPAKRCGKSRLLDVVTETVHDPLVTVNASAAAIFRSISETPPTLLVDEADTLFGSAKVAEKNEEMRGLLNAGHQRNRPTLRVSGPNHEVSKFPTFAMAALAGIGDLPDTIMDRSVVIRMRRRGPGEKVAEFRSARDIPALHALRDRLVAWLAPLHAAAMELAPPMPVEDRAADTWEPLVAVADLAGGEWPILARTACAVMTSHEAQRDQDSGGTGIRLLADIRRAFAGEGDPPVMRTARLLDILNQDEETAWEQYTAKGLTARGLGILLQDYNISSANRRFHNGDQAKGFTREQFTDAWARYCPQPKPAPQPGSATGA is encoded by the coding sequence TTGGAACCCACCACCCCCGACGCCGAGTCCGCACCCACGCCCGCCGCTACCAACGAGCCCTGGCCCGTGACCGCGATACCCGGCCGCCCGGGCTCCCACCTCCAAGACCCCCGGCCTGTGGAGGCGGCAACACCCCAGCCCCCCGCAGCACAGGACCGGCCTGCCGAGGCGAAGCCACGCCCGATCGGGCCGCTTCGTGAGGGCGAGCAGGTGCTGGCGGAGCTGCGGGGCCAGCTTCGGCGGTATGTCGTACTGCCCAGCGAGGACGCCTTCACGGCGGTGACCTTGTGGGTAGCGGCCACGCATCTGCAGACCGCTTGGCAGCATGCGCCGCGTCTGGCGGTGGTCGGTCCGGCGAAACGCTGCGGGAAGTCGCGGCTGCTGGATGTGGTCACGGAGACGGTCCACGATCCGCTGGTGACGGTGAACGCCTCGGCTGCCGCGATCTTCCGGTCGATCAGCGAGACGCCGCCCACGCTGCTGGTCGATGAGGCCGACACGCTGTTCGGGTCGGCGAAGGTGGCCGAGAAGAACGAGGAGATGCGCGGCCTGCTGAACGCGGGCCATCAGCGCAACCGCCCGACCCTGCGCGTGTCCGGCCCGAACCATGAGGTGTCGAAGTTCCCCACCTTCGCCATGGCTGCGCTCGCCGGCATCGGCGACCTCCCCGACACGATCATGGACCGGTCGGTGGTGATCCGGATGCGGCGGCGCGGGCCGGGCGAGAAGGTCGCCGAGTTCCGCAGCGCCCGCGACATCCCCGCCCTCCACGCCCTGCGCGACCGACTCGTGGCCTGGCTGGCCCCGCTCCACGCCGCGGCGATGGAGCTGGCACCGCCGATGCCGGTGGAGGACCGGGCCGCCGATACGTGGGAGCCGCTGGTCGCCGTCGCCGACCTCGCGGGCGGCGAATGGCCGATCCTGGCCCGCACCGCCTGCGCGGTGATGACGAGCCATGAGGCGCAGCGGGACCAGGACAGTGGCGGTACGGGCATCCGCCTCCTCGCCGACATCCGACGCGCCTTCGCGGGCGAGGGCGATCCGCCGGTGATGCGCACCGCCCGGCTGCTGGACATCCTGAACCAGGACGAGGAAACGGCCTGGGAGCAGTACACGGCCAAGGGCCTGACCGCCCGGGGCCTGGGGATCCTGTTGCAGGACTACAACATCAGCTCGGCCAACCGCCGTTTCCACAACGGCGACCAGGCCAAGGGCTTCACCCGCGAGCAGTTCACCGACGCCTGGGCGCGCTACTGCCCCCAGCCAAAGCCGGCACCCCAGCCGGGGTCCGCCACCGGCGCCTGA
- a CDS encoding DEAD/DEAH box helicase, whose translation MSISSSDRSVMPENDSNEIVDAETLAVTEALEAVVTDEIIEALEADVTNHESDESAESSDSFEDSTEDFNDDDAADSADAEPTLTFGDLGLPDGIVRKLAQNGVTAPFPIQAATIPDALAGKDILGRGRTGSGKTLSFGLPTLASLAGGHTEKKKPRAIILTPTRELAMQVADALQPYGDVLGLKMKVVCGGTSMSNQIFALERGVDVLVATPGRLRDIINRGACSLANVQVAVLDEADQMADLGFLPEVTELLDQIPGGGQRMLFSATMENEIGTLVKRYLTNPVTHEVDSAQGNVTTMTHHVLVVKPKDKAPVTAAIAARKGRTIIFVRTQLGADRIAEQLIESGVKADALHGGMTQGARTRVLADFKDGYVNALVATDVAARGIHVDGIDLVLNVDPAGDHKDYLHRSGRTARAGKSGVVVSLALPHQRRQIFRLMEDAGVDASRHIVQGVGAFDPEVAEITGARSLTQVQADSANNAAKQAEREVADLTKQLERLSRRAVELREEADRLVARSARERGEDPEAAVAEVVEAAEAEVAAAVAEPVAEERPAFQSRDDRGNYERRDNRRDDRGDRGGDRGGFRRDDRGDRGGDRGGFRSGGDRPTGGGFRRDDRPSGGFNRDDRGGDRGGFRSGGDRPTGGFRSGGDRPAGGGFRSGGDRPTGGGFRRDDRPSGGFNRDDRGGDRGGFRSGGDRPTGGGFRRDDRPSGGFNRDDRGGDRGGFRSGGDRPAGGGFRSGGDRPAGGGFRRDDRPSGGFNRDDRGGDRGGFRSGGDRPAGGGFRSGGDRPAAGGFRRDDRPSGGTDRRDDKPRWKRNG comes from the coding sequence ATGTCCATTTCCAGTTCTGACCGTTCCGTCATGCCCGAGAACGACTCCAACGAGATCGTCGACGCCGAGACCCTCGCGGTCACCGAGGCCCTTGAGGCCGTCGTCACCGACGAGATCATCGAGGCCCTCGAGGCCGACGTGACGAACCACGAGTCCGACGAGTCCGCCGAGTCCAGCGACTCCTTCGAGGACTCCACCGAAGACTTCAACGACGACGACGCGGCCGACTCCGCCGACGCCGAGCCCACCCTGACCTTCGGCGACCTCGGTCTGCCGGACGGCATCGTGCGCAAGCTCGCGCAGAACGGCGTCACCGCGCCCTTCCCGATCCAGGCCGCGACCATCCCGGACGCCCTGGCCGGCAAGGACATCCTCGGCCGTGGCCGCACCGGCTCCGGCAAGACCCTCTCCTTCGGTCTGCCGACCCTGGCCTCGCTGGCCGGCGGGCACACCGAGAAGAAGAAGCCCCGCGCGATCATCCTGACGCCGACGCGTGAGCTCGCGATGCAGGTCGCCGACGCTCTCCAGCCCTACGGCGACGTCCTCGGCCTCAAGATGAAGGTCGTCTGCGGCGGTACCTCCATGAGCAACCAGATCTTCGCTCTGGAGCGCGGTGTCGACGTCCTCGTCGCCACCCCGGGCCGTCTGCGCGACATCATCAACCGCGGCGCCTGCTCCCTGGCGAACGTCCAGGTCGCGGTCCTCGACGAGGCCGACCAGATGGCGGACCTGGGCTTCCTGCCCGAGGTCACCGAGCTGCTCGACCAGATCCCCGGCGGCGGCCAGCGCATGCTCTTCTCCGCCACCATGGAGAACGAGATCGGCACCCTGGTCAAGCGCTACCTGACCAACCCCGTCACGCACGAGGTCGACAGCGCGCAGGGCAACGTCACGACCATGACGCACCACGTCCTCGTCGTGAAGCCGAAGGACAAGGCGCCGGTCACGGCCGCCATCGCCGCCCGCAAGGGCCGCACCATCATCTTCGTCCGCACCCAGCTGGGCGCCGACCGCATCGCCGAGCAGCTCATCGAGTCCGGCGTGAAGGCCGACGCGCTGCACGGCGGCATGACGCAGGGTGCCCGTACCCGCGTCCTCGCCGACTTCAAGGACGGATACGTCAACGCGCTCGTCGCCACCGACGTCGCCGCCCGCGGCATCCACGTCGACGGCATCGACCTGGTCCTGAACGTGGACCCGGCCGGCGACCACAAGGACTACCTGCACCGCTCGGGCCGTACCGCCCGCGCCGGCAAGTCCGGTGTCGTCGTGTCGCTGGCGCTTCCGCACCAGCGCCGCCAGATCTTCCGCCTGATGGAGGACGCGGGCGTCGACGCCTCGCGCCACATCGTCCAGGGCGTCGGCGCCTTCGACCCCGAGGTCGCCGAGATCACCGGTGCCCGTTCGCTGACCCAGGTTCAGGCCGACTCCGCGAACAACGCCGCGAAGCAGGCCGAGCGTGAGGTCGCCGACCTCACCAAGCAGCTGGAGCGCCTCTCCCGCCGTGCCGTCGAGCTGCGCGAGGAGGCCGACCGCCTGGTCGCCCGCTCCGCCCGCGAGCGCGGCGAGGACCCGGAGGCCGCTGTCGCCGAGGTGGTCGAGGCCGCCGAGGCCGAGGTCGCGGCCGCCGTGGCCGAGCCCGTCGCGGAGGAGCGCCCCGCGTTCCAGAGCCGTGACGACCGTGGCAACTACGAGCGCCGTGACAACCGTCGCGACGACCGTGGTGACCGTGGCGGCGACCGTGGCGGCTTCCGCCGTGACGACCGTGGTGACCGCGGTGGCGACCGTGGCGGCTTCCGCTCTGGTGGCGACCGTCCGACCGGTGGTGGCTTCCGTCGTGACGACCGCCCCTCGGGTGGCTTCAACCGTGACGACCGTGGTGGCGACCGTGGCGGCTTCCGCTCGGGCGGCGACCGCCCGACCGGTGGCTTCCGCTCCGGTGGCGACCGTCCGGCCGGCGGTGGCTTCCGCTCTGGTGGCGACCGTCCGACCGGTGGTGGCTTCCGTCGTGACGACCGCCCTTCGGGTGGCTTCAACCGTGACGACCGTGGTGGCGACCGTGGCGGCTTCCGCTCGGGCGGCGACCGTCCGACCGGTGGTGGCTTCCGTCGTGACGACCGTCCGTCCGGTGGCTTCAACCGTGACGACCGTGGTGGCGACCGTGGCGGCTTCCGCTCCGGTGGCGACCGTCCGGCCGGCGGTGGCTTCCGCTCTGGTGGCGACCGTCCCGCCGGTGGTGGCTTCCGTCGTGACGACCGCCCCTCGGGTGGCTTCAACCGTGACGACCGTGGTGGCGACCGTGGCGGCTTCCGCTCCGGTGGCGACCGTCCGGCCGGCGGTGGCTTCCGCTCCGGTGGCGACCGTCCCGCCGCCGGTGGCTTCCGCCGCGACGACCGTCCGTCCGGTGGCACCGACCGCCGCGACGACAAGCCCCGCTGGAAGCGCAACGGCTGA
- a CDS encoding DUF2637 domain-containing protein has translation MNHKGRITLVIGLVAVVLMAFRVSWNALSDVARAIGADATAALLYPIVVDGLMALALVAALVLTGADRKFALRVLAAYTIASLLLNYVHGLVPALHTASVQWGRLANWDPANWALVLLATSLPVGSIYFGSDLVAKVLHHNPESADAAEVASDQSVSPQADESASEQAAQSRSDQAESAPEQPTESTPTKVAEAPSTGPTEADESAPAPPARPPRSAAVAESTGAAPRRATGRVPAAAKSTTDRTRTDAEILAEAQLLTADWSDDQLTAERLRSELRIGQIRARSLRDQLQAERTGQAGPLDGLDEAAFPTSAV, from the coding sequence GTGAACCACAAGGGACGCATCACCCTCGTCATCGGCCTGGTGGCCGTCGTCCTCATGGCCTTCCGGGTCTCGTGGAACGCGCTGTCCGACGTGGCCCGCGCCATCGGCGCAGACGCCACTGCCGCCCTGCTCTACCCGATCGTGGTCGACGGGCTGATGGCCCTCGCGCTGGTCGCCGCGCTCGTGCTGACCGGCGCCGACCGCAAGTTCGCGCTGCGGGTCCTGGCTGCCTACACGATCGCCAGCCTCCTGTTGAACTACGTGCACGGCCTCGTTCCGGCCCTGCACACGGCGTCGGTTCAGTGGGGCCGACTGGCCAACTGGGATCCCGCGAACTGGGCCCTCGTACTGCTGGCGACCTCACTCCCGGTCGGGTCGATCTACTTCGGCTCGGACCTCGTGGCGAAAGTGCTGCACCACAACCCAGAGTCGGCCGACGCTGCCGAAGTGGCCTCTGACCAGTCGGTTAGCCCGCAGGCTGACGAGTCGGCCAGCGAGCAGGCCGCACAGTCGAGGTCTGACCAGGCCGAGTCGGCCCCCGAGCAGCCGACCGAATCGACCCCCACGAAGGTCGCCGAGGCGCCCTCGACGGGGCCGACCGAGGCCGACGAATCGGCTCCCGCTCCCCCTGCCCGACCGCCCCGGTCGGCTGCCGTGGCGGAGTCGACCGGAGCCGCCCCGCGTCGGGCGACCGGTCGGGTCCCCGCCGCCGCCAAGTCGACCACCGACCGCACCCGCACAGACGCCGAAATTCTCGCCGAGGCTCAGCTCCTGACCGCCGACTGGAGCGACGACCAGCTGACCGCCGAGCGTCTGCGCAGCGAACTACGGATCGGCCAGATCCGCGCCCGCAGCCTGCGCGACCAGCTGCAGGCCGAGCGGACCGGCCAGGCCGGGCCACTCGACGGACTCGACGAAGCCGCCTTCCCCACCAGCGCCGTCTGA
- a CDS encoding plasmid mobilization relaxosome protein MobC produces the protein MAETEPRREGAPGQEGAVLDAGLPVVVRAADTAALYRVARRRARQEVQRTQRVDVRYSADEKTEILAEARRLGLAGAHLVGAIVMAYLDGHFEIPGQRTSHDDLIDELVALRAEIAPIGNNVNQIAFKLNSGGRPHPVDSAVLAQAERVLALARTAAEAIELAAGRTAIAKRAA, from the coding sequence GTGGCGGAGACAGAACCCCGGCGCGAGGGCGCACCGGGGCAGGAGGGGGCGGTCCTCGACGCCGGACTACCGGTCGTCGTACGTGCCGCTGACACGGCCGCGCTGTACCGCGTCGCCCGCCGCCGTGCCCGTCAGGAAGTCCAGCGCACCCAGCGTGTCGACGTCCGCTACAGCGCCGACGAGAAGACGGAGATCCTCGCCGAGGCCCGTCGCCTCGGCCTCGCCGGCGCGCACCTCGTCGGCGCGATCGTCATGGCCTACCTCGACGGCCACTTTGAGATCCCCGGCCAGCGCACGTCCCACGACGACCTGATCGACGAACTCGTCGCCCTGCGCGCGGAGATCGCCCCGATCGGCAACAACGTCAACCAGATCGCCTTCAAGCTCAACTCCGGCGGCCGTCCCCACCCTGTGGACAGTGCCGTCCTGGCCCAGGCCGAACGTGTCCTCGCCCTCGCCCGGACTGCTGCCGAAGCGATCGAACTCGCCGCCGGCCGGACGGCCATCGCGAAGCGGGCGGCCTGA